One genomic window of Malaciobacter molluscorum LMG 25693 includes the following:
- the sppA gene encoding signal peptide peptidase SppA, whose translation MFNFFKTLFSPIIAILDFITKYFKTIVFLTIMYFVIFSGSNNEISKFQEDYANLQKIELTGPIINSKAILEQIEKARTNVNIKGVLLEVNSPGGAVAPSIEIAYAIKRLKQVKPVVAYASGTIASGSYYASIWANKIIANPGSIVGSIGVIFQGANVEELMEKIGVKAQTIKVGKYKEVGTLTRTWSTYEKDELEKVINDTYDMFISDVATARNLKKSDSNKFADAHIFTARQAKEVKLIDEVGTMYSAKAELIKLSKVSNPIWKKEDKINKLIDKFMNEAVSQFSLRFMDSLKAY comes from the coding sequence ATGTTTAATTTTTTTAAAACCTTGTTTTCACCAATTATTGCAATTTTAGATTTTATTACTAAATATTTTAAAACAATTGTATTTTTAACAATTATGTATTTTGTTATATTTAGTGGTTCAAATAATGAAATAAGTAAATTTCAAGAAGATTATGCAAATTTGCAAAAGATTGAATTAACAGGTCCTATAATAAATTCTAAAGCTATTTTAGAACAAATAGAAAAAGCAAGAACAAATGTAAATATAAAGGGTGTATTACTAGAAGTGAACTCTCCTGGTGGTGCCGTTGCTCCTTCTATAGAAATAGCTTACGCAATAAAAAGATTAAAACAAGTAAAACCAGTTGTAGCATATGCAAGTGGAACAATTGCAAGTGGAAGTTATTATGCTTCAATTTGGGCAAATAAAATAATAGCAAATCCAGGAAGTATTGTGGGTTCTATAGGAGTTATTTTTCAAGGAGCTAATGTTGAAGAGCTTATGGAAAAAATTGGAGTAAAAGCACAAACAATTAAAGTTGGTAAATATAAAGAAGTTGGAACTTTGACAAGAACATGGTCAACATATGAAAAAGATGAATTAGAAAAAGTAATAAATGATACTTATGATATGTTTATTTCAGATGTTGCAACAGCAAGAAATCTTAAAAAATCAGATTCTAACAAATTTGCAGATGCACATATTTTTACTGCAAGACAAGCAAAAGAAGTAAAATTAATTGATGAAGTAGGTACTATGTATTCTGCTAAAGCTGAATTAATAAAGTTATCAAAAGTTTCTAATCCTATTTGGAAAAAAGAAGATAAAATAAATAAATTGATTGATAAATTTATGAATGAGGCAGTTAGTCAATTCTCTTTAAGATTTATGGATAGTTTAAAAGCATACTAA
- a CDS encoding acetate/propionate family kinase yields the protein MNIFILNAGSSSLKYQLMNPISKKVLAVGICERIGIDGVLKHEFGEDQKLKIDVSMPTHKEAIELVLRTLTQGEGKVIDSIDDIEAIGHRAVHGGEEFASSVIVTEKVIEAMKRLIPLAPLHNPANIMGMEICQELMPGKPNVAVFDTAFHQTMPDYAYMYALPFDQYTKHGIRKYGFHGTSHFFVSNEARNMLDKKSNTRIIVCHLGNGSSVSAVLNGKCIDTSMGLTPVQGLMMGTRAGDVGAGAISFMMSQEGLSINETLDIMNKKSGILGISGKSSDLREVLEGMQEGNDRCRLAVEMVAYNIKKYVGSYVAALDGVDALCFTGGIGENSALIREIVCAGLDGMGLIIDPTKNNKKRSNARDIATNSSAARIFVIPTNEEFVIANDTYKIVSGLDK from the coding sequence ATGAATATTTTTATTTTAAATGCAGGGAGTTCATCACTAAAGTATCAATTAATGAACCCTATTTCGAAAAAAGTTTTAGCAGTTGGAATCTGTGAAAGAATTGGAATTGATGGTGTATTAAAACATGAATTTGGAGAAGATCAAAAATTAAAAATTGATGTTTCTATGCCTACTCATAAAGAAGCAATAGAATTAGTTTTAAGAACATTAACACAAGGCGAAGGAAAAGTTATTGATTCAATTGATGACATTGAAGCTATTGGACATAGAGCAGTTCATGGTGGAGAAGAATTTGCTTCGTCAGTAATTGTTACAGAAAAAGTAATTGAAGCTATGAAAAGACTTATTCCCCTTGCACCTTTACATAATCCTGCAAATATTATGGGAATGGAAATTTGTCAGGAATTAATGCCAGGAAAACCAAATGTAGCTGTATTTGATACTGCATTTCATCAAACTATGCCTGATTATGCTTATATGTATGCTTTACCATTTGACCAATATACTAAACATGGTATTAGAAAATATGGTTTCCATGGTACAAGCCATTTCTTTGTTTCAAATGAAGCAAGAAATATGTTAGATAAAAAAAGTAATACAAGAATTATTGTTTGTCACCTAGGAAATGGATCTTCTGTAAGTGCAGTATTAAATGGAAAATGTATTGATACATCAATGGGACTTACTCCTGTTCAAGGTTTAATGATGGGAACAAGAGCTGGTGATGTTGGAGCTGGCGCAATTTCATTTATGATGAGTCAAGAAGGACTTTCAATAAATGAAACACTTGACATAATGAATAAAAAATCAGGTATTTTAGGAATATCTGGAAAATCTTCTGATTTAAGAGAAGTACTTGAAGGTATGCAAGAAGGAAATGATAGATGTAGGTTAGCTGTTGAAATGGTTGCTTATAATATCAAAAAATATGTTGGTTCTTATGTTGCTGCACTTGATGGTGTTGATGCATTATGTTTTACAGGTGGAATTGGGGAAAATTCTGCTTTAATTAGAGAAATCGTATGTGCAGGACTTGATGGAATGGGATTAATTATAGACCCAACTAAAAATAATAAAAAAAGATCAAATGCAAGAGATATTGCTACAAATAGTTCTGCTGCTAGAATCTTTGTTATTCCAACAAATGAAGAGTTCGTTATTGCAAATGATACATATAAAATTGTTTCTGGACTTGATAAATAA
- the pta gene encoding phosphate acetyltransferase — protein sequence MSLINSIKNNAREKLRTIVLPESEDERVLKAAQQVLEDKTANIILIGNEKTIKTDARKCEANIDGARIVDPKNFHDIDKYINELVELRKSKGLTKEEATQIMTTEPRFFGCMMVRLKDADGLVAGSNSPTADVLRAAIQVIKTAPGINTVSSTFIMETIDTEFGDDGLILFADCAVLPDPTSEQLADIASSTAATAKNVVGLDPRVAMLSFSTMGSAKHPLVSKVQEAVEILKNRNVDFKFDGEMQADAAIIPSIGEKKAPNSKVAGNANILVFPDLQSGNIGYKLVQRFAKADAHGPIVQGLAKPVNDLSRGCSVDDIANLVAITATQVED from the coding sequence ATGAGTCTAATAAATAGTATTAAAAATAATGCTAGAGAAAAGCTTAGAACTATTGTTCTTCCTGAATCAGAAGACGAAAGAGTTTTAAAAGCTGCACAGCAAGTTTTAGAAGATAAAACAGCTAATATTATCCTAATAGGTAATGAAAAAACTATCAAAACTGATGCAAGAAAGTGCGAAGCAAATATTGATGGTGCAAGAATTGTAGATCCTAAAAATTTTCATGATATTGATAAATATATTAATGAATTAGTAGAACTTAGAAAATCAAAGGGATTAACAAAAGAAGAAGCAACACAAATCATGACAACAGAGCCAAGATTTTTTGGTTGTATGATGGTAAGATTAAAAGATGCAGATGGTCTAGTTGCTGGTTCAAATTCTCCAACAGCAGATGTATTAAGAGCTGCTATTCAAGTTATTAAAACAGCACCTGGAATTAATACTGTTTCATCAACATTTATTATGGAAACAATAGATACAGAATTTGGAGATGATGGATTAATACTTTTTGCAGACTGTGCAGTTTTACCAGATCCAACATCAGAACAATTAGCTGATATTGCATCAAGTACAGCTGCAACTGCAAAAAATGTAGTTGGACTTGATCCAAGAGTTGCTATGTTATCTTTTTCTACAATGGGAAGTGCAAAACATCCATTAGTTTCAAAAGTACAAGAAGCAGTTGAGATTTTAAAAAATAGAAATGTTGATTTTAAATTTGATGGAGAAATGCAAGCTGATGCAGCAATTATTCCTTCAATTGGAGAAAAAAAAGCACCTAATAGTAAAGTTGCAGGAAATGCAAATATTTTAGTATTTCCTGATTTACAATCTGGAAATATTGGTTACAAATTAGTTCAAAGATTTGCAAAAGCTGATGCACATGGACCAATAGTACAAGGGCTTGCAAAACCAGTAAATGACCTTTCAAGAGGTTGTTCAGTAGATGATATTGCAAATTTAGTAGCAATTACAGCAACACAAGTAGAAGATTAA
- a CDS encoding acetate/propionate family kinase, protein MLVLILNAGSSSLKFQLMNHATHDVFASGVAERIGIDGKLVIESRTKTKREVNLPTHKEAIEVVLKSLVKGEHKVIDSVEKDIDAIGHRVVHGGEYFSKSVIVDEDVISKLENLIPLAPLHNPAHIMGIKICRELMPGKPNVAVFDTAFHQTMSPSTYMYAVPYEDYKEFGVRKYGFHGTSHHFVSKEACKLLKDDNAKVIVCHLGNGSSICAVKDGKSIDTSMGLTPLEGLVMGTRSGDLDPAVISYLMEKKKMNAQDIIDYLNKKSGLLGVSGISSDLREIIQASEKGDERATLAIDLKSNRIKKYICSYAGVLGGIDAICFTAGVGENASIIREKVCANLEFMGIEIDKDKNDAKQSGTREVSSDKSKVKVFVIPTNEEFVIANDTYNLVKDL, encoded by the coding sequence ATGTTAGTATTAATTTTAAATGCTGGTAGTTCATCATTAAAATTTCAATTAATGAATCATGCAACTCATGATGTTTTTGCTTCAGGAGTTGCAGAAAGAATAGGAATAGATGGAAAACTAGTTATAGAATCACGTACTAAAACAAAAAGAGAAGTAAACCTTCCTACACATAAAGAGGCAATTGAAGTAGTTTTAAAATCCTTAGTTAAAGGTGAACATAAGGTTATTGACTCAGTTGAAAAAGATATTGATGCAATTGGTCATAGAGTGGTACATGGAGGAGAATATTTTTCTAAATCAGTAATAGTAGATGAAGATGTAATATCTAAACTTGAGAATTTAATACCATTAGCTCCACTACATAATCCTGCACATATTATGGGAATAAAGATTTGTAGAGAATTAATGCCAGGAAAACCAAATGTTGCAGTATTTGATACAGCTTTTCATCAAACTATGAGTCCTAGCACATATATGTATGCAGTACCATATGAAGATTATAAAGAGTTTGGTGTAAGAAAATATGGTTTTCATGGTACAAGTCATCACTTTGTATCTAAAGAAGCATGTAAATTATTAAAAGATGACAATGCAAAAGTTATTGTTTGTCATTTAGGGAATGGATCTTCAATCTGTGCTGTAAAAGATGGAAAATCAATAGATACTTCAATGGGACTTACACCATTAGAAGGTTTAGTAATGGGTACAAGAAGTGGAGATTTAGATCCTGCAGTTATATCTTATTTAATGGAAAAAAAGAAGATGAACGCACAAGATATAATCGATTATCTAAATAAAAAATCAGGTCTATTAGGAGTTTCTGGGATAAGCTCAGACTTAAGAGAAATTATTCAAGCAAGTGAAAAGGGAGATGAGAGAGCTACACTTGCAATTGATTTAAAATCTAATAGAATTAAAAAATATATTTGTTCTTATGCTGGAGTATTAGGTGGAATAGATGCTATTTGCTTTACTGCTGGTGTTGGAGAAAATGCAAGTATCATTAGAGAAAAAGTCTGTGCAAACCTAGAATTTATGGGTATAGAAATAGACAAAGATAAAAATGATGCCAAACAATCAGGTACAAGAGAAGTAAGTTCTGATAAATCAAAAGTTAAAGTATTTGTAATTCCAACAAATGAAGAATTTGTTATTGCAAATGATACATATAATCTTGTAAAAGACTTATAA
- a CDS encoding putative nucleotidyltransferase substrate binding domain-containing protein, giving the protein MKDYNDTELANIMISKVKDAKIHKILVLPYNTSIYEAAKTIKEHKIPTLLLKDKKDNIYIVTDSDFREKVILNKMSFDDEVGKISNSDLIYINENDFLFNAQLTMTKHSLKRLVVKNDDNQIIGIIDQISLSSFFATNTFWVSNEINNAKSLDELKYISKQFIRIIKQLHAKGVKVNFIAKLINQLNKKLISKIFNILACEELKNNSALIVMGSEGRAEQIIKTDQDNALIISDNCSLKQEDIYAFTKEFTKTLVDFGFPRCKGNIMVSNPYWCRKFSDFKKLIFDWVIGKNSDDFMNLAIFYDSFCVSGDRQLLLDLKTHLLKITTDSQSFYMNFAKVINSFDVPLGFFDGFIVDKKTKEIDIKRGGIFILVQGIRTLSLEHKLYRTNTIKRIQELTKLNIIEKDFSKELQEAFNFLCYLKLQSNLNNMYKKEKITNFINPEKLNSMQKDLLKDSFKIVNKLKKKLEYHYKLNFI; this is encoded by the coding sequence ATGAAAGATTATAATGATACTGAACTTGCAAATATTATGATTTCAAAAGTTAAAGATGCAAAAATTCATAAAATCTTAGTCTTGCCATATAATACATCAATATATGAAGCTGCAAAAACAATAAAAGAACATAAAATACCAACACTTTTACTAAAAGATAAAAAAGACAACATTTATATTGTTACTGATTCAGACTTTAGAGAAAAAGTAATTTTAAATAAAATGAGTTTTGATGATGAAGTAGGTAAAATTTCAAACTCAGATTTAATATATATAAATGAAAATGACTTTTTATTTAATGCACAACTTACAATGACAAAACACTCTTTAAAAAGATTAGTTGTAAAAAATGATGATAATCAAATTATTGGAATAATTGATCAAATATCATTATCATCATTTTTTGCAACAAATACATTCTGGGTATCAAATGAAATTAATAATGCTAAATCATTAGATGAATTAAAATATATTTCAAAACAATTTATTAGAATAATAAAACAATTACATGCAAAAGGAGTAAAAGTAAATTTTATTGCAAAATTAATTAATCAATTAAATAAAAAATTGATCTCAAAAATATTTAATATTTTAGCCTGTGAGGAACTAAAAAATAATTCAGCTTTAATTGTAATGGGGAGTGAAGGAAGAGCAGAACAAATCATAAAAACAGATCAAGATAATGCTTTGATAATTTCTGATAATTGTAGTTTAAAACAAGAAGATATATATGCTTTTACAAAAGAATTTACAAAAACTCTTGTTGATTTTGGTTTTCCAAGATGCAAAGGTAATATTATGGTTTCAAATCCATATTGGTGTAGAAAATTTTCTGATTTTAAAAAACTAATTTTTGATTGGGTTATTGGAAAAAATAGCGATGACTTTATGAATCTTGCAATTTTTTATGACTCATTTTGTGTAAGTGGAGATAGACAACTACTATTAGATTTAAAAACTCATTTACTAAAAATCACTACAGATTCTCAAAGTTTTTATATGAATTTTGCTAAAGTCATTAATAGTTTTGATGTACCTTTAGGTTTTTTTGATGGATTTATCGTTGATAAAAAAACAAAAGAAATTGATATAAAAAGAGGTGGGATTTTTATATTAGTTCAGGGCATTAGAACTTTAAGTTTAGAACATAAACTTTATAGAACAAATACCATAAAAAGAATTCAAGAACTAACAAAATTAAATATCATAGAAAAAGACTTTTCAAAAGAGTTACAAGAAGCTTTTAACTTTTTATGTTATTTAAAACTACAATCAAATTTAAATAACATGTATAAAAAAGAAAAAATAACTAACTTTATAAATCCAGAAAAATTAAATTCAATGCAAAAAGACTTATTAAAAGATAGCTTCAAGATAGTAAATAAACTTAAGAAAAAACTAGAATATCACTATAAACTAAACTTTATATAA
- a CDS encoding cation acetate symporter, which yields MTRIFLIITTIFGITLFAAGDASFEATKRELNIPAIVMFFIFVAGTLGITYWAARRTKSASDFYTAGGGISGFQNGMAIAGDYMSAASFLGISGLVYLSGYDGLIYAVGFLVGWPVILFLMAEKLRNLGKFTFADIAAYRLGQKEIRTLAAFGSLSVVTLYLIAQMVGSGKLIQVLFGLEYEYAVILVGIMMIIYVTFGGMLATTWVQIIKAILLLSGVSFMGFMVLSQFGFSFEALASKAVESHSKGQAIMAPGGFISDPISAISLGMALMLGTAGLPHVLMRFFTVGNAKEARKSVVYATGFIGYFYLVIAVIGLGAIVFLNSDAGAQYFVDGKLFGGNNMAAIHLSHIVGGNIFLGFISAVAFATILAVVSGLTLAGASAISHDLYASVINPNATEEQEIKISKISVIIIGIIGVVLGIAFEQQNIAFMVGLAFAIAASANFPILFLSIYWRKLTTRGAVIGGSIGLLTAVILVIIGPIVWVQVLGNEHALFPYKHPALFSVTVAFIAIWFFSITDKSQRAKDEQKAFEAQSIRAETGFGASGAVDH from the coding sequence ATGACTAGAATTTTTTTAATTATAACTACTATTTTTGGTATAACTTTATTTGCAGCGGGTGATGCAAGTTTTGAAGCAACAAAAAGAGAATTAAATATTCCTGCAATTGTAATGTTTTTCATTTTTGTAGCAGGAACGTTAGGTATTACATATTGGGCAGCAAGAAGAACAAAATCTGCAAGTGATTTTTATACAGCAGGTGGAGGAATTAGCGGTTTTCAAAATGGTATGGCAATTGCAGGTGATTATATGTCAGCAGCATCTTTCTTAGGTATTTCAGGGCTTGTTTACTTAAGTGGATATGATGGACTTATTTATGCTGTTGGATTTTTAGTTGGGTGGCCAGTAATTTTATTTTTAATGGCAGAAAAATTAAGAAATTTAGGTAAATTTACATTTGCAGATATTGCTGCATATAGGCTTGGTCAAAAAGAGATAAGAACATTAGCTGCTTTTGGTTCACTCTCTGTTGTAACTTTATATTTAATTGCACAAATGGTTGGTTCAGGTAAACTTATTCAAGTATTATTTGGATTAGAGTATGAATATGCAGTTATTCTTGTAGGTATTATGATGATTATTTATGTAACATTTGGGGGAATGCTTGCAACAACATGGGTACAAATTATTAAAGCAATTTTATTACTTTCAGGTGTATCATTTATGGGATTTATGGTGTTAAGTCAATTTGGATTTAGCTTTGAAGCATTAGCATCTAAGGCTGTAGAATCACATTCAAAAGGTCAAGCTATTATGGCTCCTGGTGGTTTTATATCTGATCCAATTTCAGCTATTTCTCTTGGTATGGCACTTATGTTAGGAACAGCGGGACTTCCTCATGTGTTAATGAGATTTTTTACAGTTGGTAATGCAAAAGAAGCTAGAAAATCAGTTGTTTACGCAACAGGATTTATTGGTTACTTCTATTTAGTAATTGCTGTTATTGGTCTTGGAGCTATTGTATTTTTAAACTCAGATGCAGGAGCGCAATATTTTGTTGATGGGAAATTATTTGGTGGAAATAATATGGCAGCAATTCACTTATCTCATATAGTTGGTGGAAATATATTTTTGGGATTTATTTCAGCAGTTGCTTTTGCTACAATATTAGCTGTTGTTTCTGGTCTTACTCTTGCAGGAGCAAGTGCAATATCACACGATCTTTATGCATCAGTAATAAATCCAAATGCCACTGAAGAACAAGAAATTAAAATTTCAAAAATTTCAGTTATTATAATTGGAATTATTGGTGTAGTTTTAGGAATTGCATTTGAACAACAAAATATAGCATTCATGGTAGGTCTTGCATTTGCTATTGCTGCATCAGCAAACTTCCCTATTTTATTTTTATCAATTTATTGGAGAAAATTAACAACAAGAGGTGCTGTTATTGGAGGTTCAATTGGTTTATTAACTGCTGTTATTTTAGTAATCATTGGACCAATTGTTTGGGTACAAGTTTTAGGAAATGAACATGCACTTTTCCCATATAAACACCCTGCACTATTTTCAGTAACTGTAGCTTTTATTGCAATTTGGTTTTTCTCAATTACAGATAAATCTCAAAGAGCAAAAGATGAACAAAAAGCTTTTGAAGCTCAAAGTATTAGAGCTGAAACTGGCTTTGGTGCATCAGGTGCTGTTGATCACTAA
- a CDS encoding DUF485 domain-containing protein, translated as MNDELVEQIKSNPKYQELVKKRTSFALKLGIFVLVMFYAYILTIAFEPNIMAIKTGEGVMTIAFPIAAAIILISFITTLIYVKRANGEFEDLTNAIREDVKDKL; from the coding sequence ATGAATGATGAATTAGTGGAACAAATAAAATCTAATCCAAAATATCAAGAATTAGTAAAAAAAAGAACTAGTTTTGCTCTTAAATTAGGAATCTTTGTTTTAGTTATGTTTTATGCATACATTCTAACAATTGCATTTGAGCCAAACATCATGGCAATTAAAACAGGTGAAGGGGTAATGACTATTGCTTTTCCAATTGCAGCAGCAATTATATTAATAAGTTTTATTACTACATTAATATATGTAAAAAGAGCTAATGGTGAATTTGAAGATTTGACAAATGCCATAAGAGAAGATGTAAAGGATAAATTATAA